A window of the Bacteroidota bacterium genome harbors these coding sequences:
- a CDS encoding lysophospholipid acyltransferase family protein — MREDGRRVPALAECVIRMTFQPFSRLMWRPKLVNGGRFAPLEKPCFVYGNHSHNYDPFIFNMFTPWMDSTTGVLTKEYFRNKFMHDALLNVELYPTRKHVPEPHLIRNIYKQINLNRSFLIYPEGGRRWAGQPIPWIDSTAKIFAKFELPVYPIITEGSYISWPRWAKYPRPARMRITLGEPMRFNRKMPIEDVLAKLKAPIDFDETLMPDELKPKWAFRPAVGIHRLLYRDPDTGDNGAIFTPDGTYVENRAGTLRYKMLPDSTLLNEKTGKIVTTATLYNAVKALPLTTNKEGIIVEENVDLYEEPKFPELIPHGKGTLRLYPDRVWFKSDSIDTQIPIEEVLYVGVERNYMLQVFLADKMLQACFKGAGSALQWQDTLLRMKAEREDKQVSASGAK; from the coding sequence ATGAGAGAAGATGGACGTCGCGTGCCGGCATTGGCAGAATGCGTTATCAGAATGACTTTTCAGCCCTTTTCCAGGTTGATGTGGCGACCCAAGCTTGTAAATGGCGGCCGCTTTGCACCACTGGAAAAGCCGTGTTTTGTCTACGGAAACCACTCACATAACTACGATCCGTTCATATTCAACATGTTCACACCGTGGATGGACTCCACGACGGGGGTATTAACAAAAGAGTACTTCCGCAACAAGTTCATGCACGACGCTCTCCTAAATGTTGAGCTTTATCCAACACGGAAGCACGTCCCTGAACCTCACCTGATCCGCAACATCTACAAACAAATCAATTTAAATCGCTCTTTCCTGATCTACCCGGAAGGCGGCCGTAGATGGGCCGGCCAACCCATTCCGTGGATCGATTCCACAGCAAAGATTTTTGCCAAATTTGAACTCCCGGTTTACCCCATCATCACGGAAGGATCTTACATTTCGTGGCCGCGCTGGGCAAAATACCCCCGCCCCGCCCGCATGCGGATCACCCTTGGCGAACCCATGCGGTTTAACCGCAAAATGCCCATCGAAGACGTACTTGCGAAGCTCAAAGCGCCTATCGACTTTGATGAGACGCTCATGCCAGACGAACTCAAACCCAAATGGGCGTTCCGGCCGGCAGTAGGCATTCACCGCTTACTTTATCGCGATCCCGACACAGGAGACAATGGCGCCATATTTACACCTGACGGCACGTATGTCGAAAATCGCGCCGGCACCCTGCGGTATAAAATGTTACCGGACAGTACGCTGCTGAACGAAAAAACAGGCAAAATTGTCACAACGGCAACCCTCTACAACGCTGTCAAGGCACTGCCGCTGACAACCAATAAGGAAGGCATCATTGTCGAGGAAAACGTAGACCTATACGAAGAACCCAAATTCCCAGAGTTGATCCCACATGGCAAGGGAACGCTTCGACTCTACCCAGACCGGGTCTGGTTCAAATCAGACTCGATCGACACCCAAATTCCGATAGAAGAGGTACTATACGTGGGGGTAGAGCGGAACTACATGCTGCAGGTCTTCCTGGCTGACAAAATGCTTCAGGCTTGCTTCAAAGGCGCTGGCAGCGCCTTGCAATGGCAAGACACCTTGCTACGTATGAAAGCAGAACGGGAAGACAAACAGGTATCAGCGTCCGGCGCTAAATAA
- a CDS encoding DUF6503 family protein — MQKSTRQSHTLLAALLFTLLAAGCTPTDDPQYIVDQAIAAHGGSMLDAAIIEFDYRGKHFKATRNNGVFEYVRTYEDSTGAIREVLNNDEAYREVNGARVEITEKKRYSIQEINNSVVYFGFVPYFLNDPAVQKKYLGTSTINGTPYHEIEITFSAENGGPDYEDRFVYWFNAETYTMDYLAYDFLINDGGTRFREAFNIRTIEGVRVADFKNYKSEIIPKPGAPIEDYDELLGTDDIALLSEIKLENVQISSLP, encoded by the coding sequence ATGCAGAAGTCCACTCGCCAAAGCCACACCTTGCTTGCAGCGCTCTTATTCACCCTGTTGGCAGCCGGCTGCACCCCCACCGATGATCCACAGTACATCGTGGACCAGGCCATTGCTGCACATGGCGGTAGTATGCTCGATGCAGCAATCATTGAGTTTGATTACCGTGGCAAACATTTCAAGGCCACCAGAAACAACGGGGTTTTCGAATACGTGCGCACTTACGAAGATTCTACCGGCGCAATTCGCGAAGTGCTCAACAACGACGAAGCCTACAGAGAAGTGAATGGAGCGCGCGTAGAAATCACAGAGAAAAAGCGATACAGTATCCAGGAAATCAATAATTCGGTTGTCTACTTTGGTTTTGTCCCGTATTTCCTGAACGACCCGGCTGTACAGAAAAAGTACCTGGGCACTTCAACCATCAACGGCACCCCCTATCACGAAATAGAAATCACATTTAGCGCAGAAAACGGTGGCCCCGATTACGAAGACCGCTTTGTCTACTGGTTTAATGCAGAGACCTATACCATGGACTATCTGGCCTACGACTTTCTTATCAACGACGGCGGCACCCGATTCAGAGAGGCATTCAACATCAGAACCATTGAAGGGGTGCGCGTAGCCGACTTCAAGAATTACAAATCGGAGATCATCCCTAAACCTGGCGCGCCCATTGAGGACTATGACGAGTTGCTGGGCACAGATGACATCGCGTTGCTCTCTGAAATCAAGCTGGAGAATGTGCAGATTAGCTCGCTGCCGTAA